The segment CACTTATTATTGCGCTTGAGGCTGGAAGAAAGGTCTTTTGCTGCATTCCGGGGCACTCGAAGCCAACCGGCTTGCCACATGAGGGTATTCTTAACTTTCTTGAGTTGAAAAAAATATAATGCATGTACAAGTGAGTATATAAAATCGATGAATGCGCAGGGTTTCTTGAAGAGTATTTTACACAGGTTTAATTCTCTATTTGCTGATCAGCAAGAAGTGTTGTTCATGAAGCACAACCAGAGCGTATGGGGAAATAGAAATCACTCCCAGCAAGATGGTGAAGTTCTTCTCGAGTTGAATACTGCGCAAAGTGCAATAATCTCCTATAGCTATCTGGCAAATGTGCTGGCAGAGAAGCATCAGGCCAACGTGGTTGCCTATACCACAATTTATACACCGCATGGTAATGCGTTCGTGGCTGCGTTTATTAGAGCTTCGAGAGCTATCAGTACACGTGTGGTGAAAAACATATATGCTTCTTTTGGAGTTACATCGTTTGTTTCAGTGGATCCAAACAAGCAACAAATAGCCAGAGCGGCACAGCTCTTTAAGGAGATATACCCTTCACTGGCAAGTAAACAGGATGTTGAAAACCTAGTTGTGGAAGGCGTATGGATTGGTGATTTGATCTACGATACTTTCCTCAGGAGATATTCACTACCGACAATTGACTTGAAGAGTGAACAATTCGCCCGTTTTATGCGTGAATCATTAGAGCTCTTTATTTATTGGCAGGATTATTTCATTACTCATAAGGTAAAAGCTGTAAATGTGAGTCACTGTGTTTACAACAATGCCATGCCTCTGCGTATTGCTGTGAAGCATAAAGTTTCTGCCTACCAGACAAATGCCACCCACGTGTACAGCATGGATGAAAATGATGTGTTTGCCTATGGTGACTATAAGTATTTCCCCGCTGTTTTTGCGGGGCTTCCCTCTCAACAGCAGCAGGCAGGCATAGAAGAAGCGAAAAGAAGGATAAACTTGCGATTTACCGGTGAGGTTGGCGTTGATATGGCGTACTCGACTAAGTCAGCATACGGGAGAGCTATGGGGGAACCTGTTCTGCGGCAATCGAATAAGAAAAAAATACTGATTGCAGCGCATTGCTTTTTCGATAGCCCGCACAGCTATGGTAATAATCTATTCCCTGACTTTTATGAATGGTTTGATTTTCTCGGTAGAATTTCAAATGAGACAGATTACGACTGGTACATCAAAACCCACCCTGATTTTTTGCCAGGCAATATCGAGATTATTGATTATTTTATCAACAAATACCCTCGCTTTACATTGATTGATGCCAGCACATCCCACCACCAGCTTATTGAGGAGGGGATCAGCTGTGCACTGACCACATATGGAACAATCGGGTTTGAGTATGCAGCGCTCGGAGTTCTGGTGGTGAATGCTTCAGATTGTAACCCGCATATTGCTTATGATTTCAATCTGCATCCAAAGACAGTGGATGAGTATGAGCAAATTGTCCGCAACCTTGATGTGCAATCACTGCAAATTAATCAGTCTGAAGTGTATGAATATTATTATATGAAGTTCATATATAATACTGAAAACTGGCTGTTTGAAGATTATGAAAAGATGACCGAAGAGCTCGGAGGTTATTACGGACAGTTCACTTCCAATGTATATGAGATATGGTTGCGAGAGTGGACAGAGGGAAAACATCTTGGGATCAGAAAATCATTGCGTAACTTTACTGATTCCGGTGATTTTCGTTTAAACCATTCTCATATAGGGGGTGCAAAGTGAAGGCTGTTATTTTGGCTGGTGGTCTTGGTACAAGAATCAGTGAAGAGACGCATTTGAAACCCAAACCTATGATTGAAATTGGTGGGAAACCGGTTTTATGGCATATCATGAAGAGCTACAGCGCTTACGGTATCAACGATTTTATCATCTGCCTTGGTTATAAGGGTTATATGATCAAGGAGTACTTCGCCAACTACTTCCTGCATACATCAGATGTTACCTTTGATATGAATGATAACTCCATGAAGGTGCATCAGAATACGGCAGAACCCTGGAAAGTAACGTTGGTGGATACCGGTGATGCTTCGATGACAGGTGGTCGCTTGAAACGTGTGGCAGATTATGTTGGCGATGAAGACTTTTGTTTTACCTATGGCGATGGTGTCAGTGATGTGAATATCTCTGAGTTGGTTCGCTTCCATGCCGAGCAGGGGGCTCTGGCAACAGTGACAGCAGTTCAGCCGCCGGGCCGTTTCGGGTCTCTTGATTTGCAAGGGAAGAAGATTGTCGATTTTGAAGAGAAACCGCATGGTGATGGTGGTTGGGTCAACGGGGGTTACTTTGTGCTCTCACCCAGGGTGTTCGGGCGAATCGAAGGGGATGCAACCTCATGGGAATTAGCCCCTTTGAAGGGACTGGCAGCAGAAGGCGAGCTTGCGGCATTTAAACACGGTGGCTTCTGGCAGCCTATGGATACGCTGCGTGATAAAACGTATCTGGAAGAGTTGTGGGATTCAGGCAAGGCACCCTGGAAGGTTTGGTGATGAATCCAGCATTTTGGAAGGGTCGTCGGGTTTTTGTAACAGGTCATACTGGATTTAAAGGCAGTTGGCTCTGTCTGTGGCTAACTCAGCTTGGTGCAGAGGTTACCGGTTATGCACTGGAGCCAGTAACTGAACCGTCTCTTTTTGATGCAGCGAATGTCGCTTCCGGGATGAACTCTGTTATTGGGGATATTCGTGACCGCGAGAAGCTGACTCAGACTATGCTTGCAGCCAAACCAGAGGTAGTGATTCACATGGCTGCCCAGGCTTTGGTTAGATATTCATATCAGCACCCGGTTGAAACTTATGAAGTGAATGTGATGGGAACCGTCAACCTGCTGGAATCCATACGTAGTTGTGATTCAGTACGCAGTGTATTGGTTATTACCAGTGATAAATGTTATGAAAATAGAGAGCGCGATGTCGGTTATAAGGAAGATGAACCGATGGGTGGTTATGACCCTTACTCAAATAGCAAGGGCTGTACGGAACTTGTAGTGTCTGCTTACCGTCAGAGCTTTTTCTCCGCTGATCATTCTGTCGCTGTTGCCACGGCCAGAGCTGGTAACGTCATTGGTGGTGGTGACTGGTCGGCAGACCGACTATTGCCGGACATGGTGCGCTCTTTTCATGCAGGTGAAGCTGTGTCCATTCGCAATCCGGGTGCAGTACGTCCCTGGCAACATGTTCTTGAGGCTTTACATGGTTATTTACTGTTATTGGAGCACATGGACAGAGAGCCGCAAGACTTTGCTCAGGCGTGGAACTTCGGGCCTGAAGATGCTGACACTCAGGATGTCGCCTGGATTGTTGGGCATTTTGTGGAGCATTGGGGAAATGCATCATGGCATGTCGAGCCCGATGTTGAAAATATGCACGAGGCTCATACCCTGCGGCTTGATTGCAGCAAGGCCAGAAATGAGTTGAACTGGCGCCCAGCTATTGATCTTGAGCTTGCACTGAAATGGATCGCCGAATGGTATCGTTGCTATTATGATAGGGATGATGTGGCACTGTTGTCACAGAATCAGCTTGAAGAATTTCAGGGAATGGTGACAAGATGAGTTTGAAATGTCGTTTTTGTAATGAGGAGCTTACGCAAAGCTTCTGTGATCTGGGCATGTCACCGTTATCCAATGCCAATGTCAGGCCTGAGAAGGCAAACCAGATGGAGCCATTTTACCCGCTGCATGCGTATGTTTGCAACTCCTGCTGGCTGGTGCAGTTGGACTCGTTTGAAGCTCCTGATCATATATTCGATGATCAGTACACCTATTTCTCATCCTATTCCGACAGCTGGCTTGCCCATGCGAAGAGCTATGTCAAAACGATGAGCGATCGCTGGAAGCTGGATTCAGCCAGTCATGTGGTTGAGATCGCCAGTAATGATGGTTATCTGCTGCAATACTTTGTTGAACAGGGCACGCCGGTGCTTGGAATTGAGCCGACAGCCAATACAGCTGCAGTAGCGAGAGAGAAAAATGTACCGACGCTGGAGAAGTTTTTTGGTGTTGAGACAGCAAACGCTCTGGCTGCAGAGGGTAAACATGCTGACCTGTTGCTTGGCAATAATGTGCTTGCTCATGTGCCGGATCTGAATGACTTTGTCGGTGGCATGAAGGTTCTACTCAAATCCGATGGTGTGATTACCATGGAGTTTCCGCACCTGTTGCAACAGATTCGCAATAATCAGTTCGATACGATTTATCATGAACACTTCTCCTATCTCTCTTTTATTACGGTGGAGCAGATATTTGCTGCACATGGGCTAACCCTGTTTGATGTTGATGAGTTGCCAACCCATGGCGGTTCGCTGCGTATTTATGGTCGCCATGCAGCAGATCAATCCAAACCTGTTACACAGGCCGTCGTGGCTTTAAAAGCCAAAGAGATAGAAGCAGGGCTGAATGGAGCTGATGTTTACAGTGCTTTCGCTGAGCAGGTGCGCGAAACCAAGCGCGGCTTGCTGGAGTTCCTGATCGAGGCCAAGCGAAGCGGTAAAATTATCGTTGGCTATGGCGCACCAGCCAAGGGTAATACCCTGTTGAATTATTGTGGTGTGCGCGTTGATTTTATCGATTACACAGTGGATCGCAGCCCGCATAAACAGGGTACGCTTCTGCCGGGCACGCATATCCCTGTCTTGCATCCTGATCGCATTGCCGAGACAAAACCGGATTATATTCTGATCCTGCCATGGAATCTGAAAGATGAACTGATCGGACAGCTTGCCTATGCACGGGAGTGGGGGGCGAAGTTTGTACTGCCGATTCCGCAGGTTGAGGTCATCGATTGATTTTCCGCCAAACCAAACTGGCAGGTGCTTACCTCATCGATGTTGAGGCGATGAATGACGAGCGTGGTTTTTTTGCCCGCAGTTGGTGCAGGGATGAATTTGAAGAACATGGATTGAACAGCAATCTGGTGCAGTGCAATATCTCCTATAATAGCAGCAAGGGGACGCTGAGAGGCATGCATTTTCAGTTGCCGCCCCATGAAGAGGCCAAGCTGGTGCGTTGCATCCGTGGTGCGATTTACGATGTGATTGTTGATTTGCGTCCAGCCTCTCCCACCTATTGCCAATGGCAGGGTGTCGAATTGAACGAAAGCAATAGAAGTGCGCTGTATATTCCTGAAGGTTTCGCGCATGGATTTCTCACGCTTACTGATGATGCAGAAGTGTTCTATCAGATGTCGTCCGTGTTTGTGCCCGGTAGCGCAGCGGGTATTCGCTGGGATGATCCGACTTTTGCTATCCACTGGCCGGAGCAGCCGCAGTGTTTGTCGGACAAGGATCAGACTTATCCGGATTTTGTGAAATGAAGCGGGTCCTTGTAACCGGTGCGGATGGATTTATCGGTCGTTATATATTGCCGTTGCTTGTTAAAGCTGGGTATGAAGTGCATGCGTTGTGCTGGTTAAGTGAAGCCCGGGGTGTTGAGGGGGTGATCTGGCACAAAGTCAATTTGATGGATTACCCGGCTGTGGATGCTCTGTTACATGAGTTACAAGTCACACACCTGCTGCATCTGGCCTGGTATACCGTGCATGGCAAGTTCTGGAACGCTGCTGAAAATTTACATTGGGTCGGGTGCAGCCTGAATCTCCTGAAATCGTTTGTTGAGCATGGGGGTAAGCGTGTGCTTATGGCCGGTAGTTGTGCAGAATACGACTGGAGCAAAGGGCACTGCATCGAACAGGAAACATCATGTAATCCGGCGACACTGTATGGAACTGGCAAACATGCTTTGCATCAGGTTGCCCGGAGTTATTGCGTACAACATCAGGTCAGTTTCTCCTGGGGGCGTATTTTCTTTCTCTATGGGCCCGGCGAAGTGGGCGGCCGCTTTGTTCCTGCTGTTATCAACGGTCTTTTGCGGCAGGAAACAGTACCTTGTTCAGATGGCAGGCAACTGCGTGACTTTATGTATGTGCAAGATGTGGCTTCTGCTTTTGCCGCATTGCTTGAAAGTGATCTGACTGGTGCTGTGAATATTGCATCCGGCGTATCATGCACGCTGAGAGGGATTGGTGAAGAAATCATGCAGCAGATAGAAGGTCGTGGACGGATTGAATTTGGTGCCCTGCCAAATCGTGAGGATGACCCTGCAGTATTGACGGCCGATGTGAGCCGTTTGTGTGACGAATTAAACTGGCAGCCAGCGTTTTCACTGGAGCAGGGATTGTCTGAAACGATTGGGTGGTGGAAACAGAATCAGGGTGATTACAATGCCAGTTAAAGCTTGCCCTTTGTGTAACTCGCAGCAGCTATCGAAGTTCCTGCATCGCCCGGCTGTGCCTGTACACCAGAATCTGCTGATGAGAAGCTACCAACAGGCTCAGGATATTGTGCGTGGTGATCTTGAGATGACAGTTTGTGCCGATTGTGGCTTTGTCTTCAATGCGGCATTTGATCCAGGTTTGCTCAATTATGGCGACAGCTATGATAATAATCAGGGTTGTTCATCCAGTTTTCAGAGTCATCTCAATGCCCTTATCTCACTGCTGATCGATAAGAAGGGTGTCAGGGGCAAACAGGTGGTTGAGGTTGGCTGTGGGCAGGGCCAATTTTTGCAGCGACTTGTGCAAGAGGGTGGCAATAGCGGTGTAGGTTTTGATCCGAGTTATGCAGGTCCACCGTCACTGCTCGATGGCCGCATGTCTTTTGAATCCCGCTATTATGATGAGAGTTGCACATCAGTGCCTGCCGACGTGGTGATTTGCCGGCATGTGATTGAACATGTTCCTGATCCGGTAATGTTGCTTAAATCGGTGCGGGCTGCAATTGGCGAGCGCACCAGTGCAAAGGTCTATTTTGAAACACCGTGCGTGGAGTGGATTTTACGTAACGGTGTCATCTGGGATTTCTTTTATGAGCACTGTTCGCTGTTTACTGCCGCATCACTTTCCAGTGCATTTCAGATGGGCGGATTCAGGGTTGATGAAGTCAGACATGTATTTGGCGGTCAGTACCTGTGGATTGAAGCAAGTCCGGTTGCCTCTGATGTGAAACTTAATGGTGGCGAAACCTATGCGTTGGCAACTGGCTATGCAGAGCACGAATTGACGCTTCTGCAGGACTGGAAGCAAAGGGTGCTGGCCCTTGCAACTGATGGCCGGGTTGCGCTGTGGGGGGCTGGTGCAAAAGGTGTTACATTTGCTAACCTGATTGATCCCGATTGTGAGCTGATCGACTGCCTGGTCGATCTGAACCCAAACAAGCAGGGTAAATATGTGGCGGGAAGTGGCCATGCTATTGTTGATCCACTTCAGCTTAAAGAACGCGGTGTGAGCGATGTGGTTCTGATGAATCCGAACTACCGTGATGAGAACAGGGAAATATTAAAACAGGCTGGAATGAGCCTGAATATGATAGAGTAGGTCGCTATGAAATTAACTATTGATACCGATAACAAGACACTGATCCGCGAGGAGAATGGTGAATCGTTGGAGTTGCCGCTGTACAGCAAGAAGGCATTTGAAGAGATCAGTCGCCAGTGGGTACGCGTGGGCTGGAATGAGAAATACCAGTACAGTTTCAGCTGGATGGGACGACCGATCATTCAGTTGCCCGAAGATATGATCCGCACTCAGGAAGCCATCTGGCAGGTAAAACCGGATGTGATTATCGAAACCGGAATCGCTCATGGCGGCTCACTTATTTACAATGCCAGCCTGTGCAAGGCGATGGGTAAGGGGCGTGTGATTGGTGTGGATATTGAGATTCGCCCACACAACCGTGAAGCAGTTGAGGCGCATCCGATGTCTGAACTGATTACCATGATCGAAGGCAGTTCTACTGCTCCTGAGATTGTGGCGCAGGTCAAAGCTCTGGTTCAACCGGGAGAGGTTGTACTGATCATTCTGGACTCCAATCACACCAAGCAGCACGTAGCTGATGAACTTGAGGCATATCACGATCTGGTGACACCCGGTTCCTACATCGTGGCAACTGATGGCATTATGTATGATCTGGCTGATGTGCCGCGTGGCGAAGTCGACTGGGACTGGAATCACCCGACAGATGCTGCAAAGGAATTTGCTGAAGCTCATCCTGACTTTGTCGTTGAGCAGCCTGTGTGGCCATTCAATGAAAGCGATTTGACTGAAAACATCACGCACTGGCCTGGAGCATGGTTGAAGAAAAAATAACCACCCAATTTATGGAAGTGTATATCAGACAGGTTGCCAAATTTGATGTGCTAGACAGGGAGTGCTCGCGCTTAGGCGAGAGGCCGCTGACAGCAAAGAGGTGGTGACCCATCAATCGCGTTAGTGTGCATATGCTCATAGGTATTCCGATCGTTATCGAGGGTTGCCCGGTATCTGAGCAAAAAGAGTTCGCATAAGCTATTGTCAGAGTATCGGTGTTTGCGAAAACGGTGCTGGGGGCAGCATATGTGGGGTAATCAATAGTGAATAAATTAGTAACTGCTCCTAAAGTTAGTATTGGAATGCCAGTATTTAATGGTGAACAACTGGTAAGAACTGCGCTGGACTCGTTGCTAGCGCAATCGTTTGGCGACTTTGAATTAATCATCTCCGACAATGCATCTACGGATGGGACAGAGCAGGTTTGTCGAGAATATGCTGGTCGGGATGAACGGATCAGATACGTGCGGCAAACAACAAATATCGGGGCATCGGCTAATTTCAAAGTTGTGCTGGATGAGGCGCATGGTGAATATTTCATGTGGGCTGCTTGTGATGATACGCGATCACCGGACTTTATAGACTTAAATGCCAAATTTCTGTCTGAAAATCCGGAATATGTTGCTTCGACATGCCCGAACGGATTTGATGATCGTCCACTGGGCCAGCAAAAACTTATAAACTTTGCCTTGGATGGTGAAAAGTTTGATCGATTTGTCCAGTTCTTTGAACATTGCTGGCTTTCGCATGGAATATTTTATTCCCTGATACGGACCGATGTGTTGCGAGGTTGCAATATGATTGGCCAATCATTTATTGCTGCAGATTGGGCGATAGATTTGTATCTTGCCAGCAAGGGGAAAGTGAATCGGACAAAGAATGGGTACGAGATATTTGGAGTCAAAGGAATTAGTAGGGGCTCAGCTGCTTATAGCGAATTCAGAAACCATGTGATTGAGGTGCTATTACCTTTTTTCAGGCTGACAAAATACGTTGTCAATTTAACCGATGACCTGAGCTTTAAGCAAAGAAGCAGGATTTTATTGATTCTGATGAAGTTGAACTTATCTGTGGCATTTGTTCAGCTTCGGCGTACATTTTTTAAATCATGAATGGGAAAGGACACACTTGATTGAATCGGGAACTGTATATTGATGAAGAAATACATAAATAAAATAAAATCGACTGTTAAAATGATCAACGATTTTGATCAGCGTCTTGGATTCATTCAGGAGGCCCTGGGAAGAATCGAAGCCAGACAGGATTGCAGTAATGAATCTCTTCGTAT is part of the Mariprofundus sp. NF genome and harbors:
- a CDS encoding class I SAM-dependent methyltransferase, giving the protein MRSYQQAQDIVRGDLEMTVCADCGFVFNAAFDPGLLNYGDSYDNNQGCSSSFQSHLNALISLLIDKKGVRGKQVVEVGCGQGQFLQRLVQEGGNSGVGFDPSYAGPPSLLDGRMSFESRYYDESCTSVPADVVICRHVIEHVPDPVMLLKSVRAAIGERTSAKVYFETPCVEWILRNGVIWDFFYEHCSLFTAASLSSAFQMGGFRVDEVRHVFGGQYLWIEASPVASDVKLNGGETYALATGYAEHELTLLQDWKQRVLALATDGRVALWGAGAKGVTFANLIDPDCELIDCLVDLNPNKQGKYVAGSGHAIVDPLQLKERGVSDVVLMNPNYRDENREILKQAGMSLNMIE
- the rfbF gene encoding glucose-1-phosphate cytidylyltransferase, giving the protein MKAVILAGGLGTRISEETHLKPKPMIEIGGKPVLWHIMKSYSAYGINDFIICLGYKGYMIKEYFANYFLHTSDVTFDMNDNSMKVHQNTAEPWKVTLVDTGDASMTGGRLKRVADYVGDEDFCFTYGDGVSDVNISELVRFHAEQGALATVTAVQPPGRFGSLDLQGKKIVDFEEKPHGDGGWVNGGYFVLSPRVFGRIEGDATSWELAPLKGLAAEGELAAFKHGGFWQPMDTLRDKTYLEELWDSGKAPWKVW
- a CDS encoding class I SAM-dependent methyltransferase; amino-acid sequence: MSLKCRFCNEELTQSFCDLGMSPLSNANVRPEKANQMEPFYPLHAYVCNSCWLVQLDSFEAPDHIFDDQYTYFSSYSDSWLAHAKSYVKTMSDRWKLDSASHVVEIASNDGYLLQYFVEQGTPVLGIEPTANTAAVAREKNVPTLEKFFGVETANALAAEGKHADLLLGNNVLAHVPDLNDFVGGMKVLLKSDGVITMEFPHLLQQIRNNQFDTIYHEHFSYLSFITVEQIFAAHGLTLFDVDELPTHGGSLRIYGRHAADQSKPVTQAVVALKAKEIEAGLNGADVYSAFAEQVRETKRGLLEFLIEAKRSGKIIVGYGAPAKGNTLLNYCGVRVDFIDYTVDRSPHKQGTLLPGTHIPVLHPDRIAETKPDYILILPWNLKDELIGQLAYAREWGAKFVLPIPQVEVID
- a CDS encoding NAD(P)-dependent oxidoreductase is translated as MFVGQGSDLSGFCEMKRVLVTGADGFIGRYILPLLVKAGYEVHALCWLSEARGVEGVIWHKVNLMDYPAVDALLHELQVTHLLHLAWYTVHGKFWNAAENLHWVGCSLNLLKSFVEHGGKRVLMAGSCAEYDWSKGHCIEQETSCNPATLYGTGKHALHQVARSYCVQHQVSFSWGRIFFLYGPGEVGGRFVPAVINGLLRQETVPCSDGRQLRDFMYVQDVASAFAALLESDLTGAVNIASGVSCTLRGIGEEIMQQIEGRGRIEFGALPNREDDPAVLTADVSRLCDELNWQPAFSLEQGLSETIGWWKQNQGDYNAS
- the rfbC gene encoding dTDP-4-dehydrorhamnose 3,5-epimerase, with protein sequence MIFRQTKLAGAYLIDVEAMNDERGFFARSWCRDEFEEHGLNSNLVQCNISYNSSKGTLRGMHFQLPPHEEAKLVRCIRGAIYDVIVDLRPASPTYCQWQGVELNESNRSALYIPEGFAHGFLTLTDDAEVFYQMSSVFVPGSAAGIRWDDPTFAIHWPEQPQCLSDKDQTYPDFVK
- a CDS encoding glycosyltransferase family 2 protein, whose protein sequence is MNKLVTAPKVSIGMPVFNGEQLVRTALDSLLAQSFGDFELIISDNASTDGTEQVCREYAGRDERIRYVRQTTNIGASANFKVVLDEAHGEYFMWAACDDTRSPDFIDLNAKFLSENPEYVASTCPNGFDDRPLGQQKLINFALDGEKFDRFVQFFEHCWLSHGIFYSLIRTDVLRGCNMIGQSFIAADWAIDLYLASKGKVNRTKNGYEIFGVKGISRGSAAYSEFRNHVIEVLLPFFRLTKYVVNLTDDLSFKQRSRILLILMKLNLSVAFVQLRRTFFKS
- a CDS encoding cephalosporin hydroxylase family protein, whose translation is MKLTIDTDNKTLIREENGESLELPLYSKKAFEEISRQWVRVGWNEKYQYSFSWMGRPIIQLPEDMIRTQEAIWQVKPDVIIETGIAHGGSLIYNASLCKAMGKGRVIGVDIEIRPHNREAVEAHPMSELITMIEGSSTAPEIVAQVKALVQPGEVVLIILDSNHTKQHVADELEAYHDLVTPGSYIVATDGIMYDLADVPRGEVDWDWNHPTDAAKEFAEAHPDFVVEQPVWPFNESDLTENITHWPGAWLKKK
- the rfbG gene encoding CDP-glucose 4,6-dehydratase yields the protein MNPAFWKGRRVFVTGHTGFKGSWLCLWLTQLGAEVTGYALEPVTEPSLFDAANVASGMNSVIGDIRDREKLTQTMLAAKPEVVIHMAAQALVRYSYQHPVETYEVNVMGTVNLLESIRSCDSVRSVLVITSDKCYENRERDVGYKEDEPMGGYDPYSNSKGCTELVVSAYRQSFFSADHSVAVATARAGNVIGGGDWSADRLLPDMVRSFHAGEAVSIRNPGAVRPWQHVLEALHGYLLLLEHMDREPQDFAQAWNFGPEDADTQDVAWIVGHFVEHWGNASWHVEPDVENMHEAHTLRLDCSKARNELNWRPAIDLELALKWIAEWYRCYYDRDDVALLSQNQLEEFQGMVTR